A single window of Balaenoptera ricei isolate mBalRic1 chromosome 15, mBalRic1.hap2, whole genome shotgun sequence DNA harbors:
- the MKKS gene encoding molecular chaperone MKKS has protein sequence MSRLEAKKPSFCRSEPLTSERVRATLSVLKGIVTSCYGPAGRLKQLHNGLGGSVCTTSQSAALLANLPVTHPILKILTTSVQNHVSCFSDGGLFTAILCCNLVENVQRIGLTPTTVIKLNKQLLSLCTSYLKSEACGCRIPVNFSSTQILLCLVRSILTSKPACMLTTKEIDHISTLILRAFLLIIPENAQDHIILGKSIIVPLKRQRVIDSTVLPGILIEISEVQLMKILPIKKSDSFKVALFCVSLSGDLSDTGEGNVVVSYGVSLENAVLDQLLNLGRQLVSDHVDLVLCQKVIHPSLKQFFRTHHVIAVDRVGVAVMEPLSKVTGTRPIGSLDSISPSSYGSVKDLCTAKFGFKHFFHIIPNEATVCSLLLCNRNDTAWDELKLTCQTALHALQLTIKEPCVLLGGGCTETHLAAYIRHKTRSEPEGILRDDVCTQTELQLITEAFCSALESLAGSLEHDGGEVLTDGKYGHFWSVQADSPSVVNWPDLLSRCGCGLYSSQEELSWSFLRSARPPFVPQTCLPCEATDSAGNLTLDCFTAKLSGLQVAVETANLILDLAYVIEDKN, from the exons ATGTCTCGTTTAGAAGCTAAAAAGCCCTCATTCTGTAGAAGTGAACCACTGACAAGCGAACGAGTGAGGGCCACCCTCTCTGTCTTGAAAGGCATCGTCACATCGTGCTATGGGCCGGCAGGCAGGCTGAAGCAGCTGCACAACGGCCTGGGGGGCTCTGTGTGCACAACCTCCCAGTCGGCAGCCCTCCTCGCCAACCTGCCAGTCACccatcccattttaaagatactgACAACTTCTGTGCAGAATCACGTGTCCTGCTTCAGTGACGGCGGCTTATTCACAGCCATTCTTTGCTGCAACTTAGTTGAAAATGTTCAGAGAATAGGTTTGACACCCACCACTGTCATTAAGTTAAATAAGCAGCTTTTGAGCCTCTGCACCAGTTACCTAAAATCCGAGGCCTGTGGTTGTCGAATCCCAGTCAACTTCAGTAGCACTCAGATCCTCCTCTGTTTGGTGCGCAGTATATTAACAAGTAAACCTGCCTGTATGCTCACCACAAAGGAAATCGACCATATCAGTACTTTGATTCTGAGAGCCTTTCTGCTTATAATTCCAGAAAATGCCCAAGACCACATCATTTTAGGAAAGAGTATAATTGTCCCTTTAAAACGTCAAAGAGTTATAGATTCTACTGTGTTACCTGGAATACTTATTGAAATATCAGAAGTTCAATTGATGAAGATATTACCTATCAAAAAATCAGATTCCTTCAAGGTGGCACTCTTTTGTGTGTCTTTATCCGGAGACCTTTCTGATACTGGAGAAGGAAATGTGGTGGTGAGTTACGGAGTTTCTCTTGAAAATGCAGTCCTGGACCAGTTGCTTAACCTAGGAAGGCAGCTAGTTAGTGATCATGTAGATCTCGTCTTGTGCCAAAAAGTTATACACCCATCTTTGAAGCAGTTTTTCAGAACGCATCATGTTATTGCTGTAGACAGAGTTGGAGTGGCTGTGATGGAACCCCTGAGTAAAGTGACAG gaacaaGGCCTATTGGTTCCTTGGACTCAATCTCTCCCAGTAGTTATGGAAGTGTGAAAGATTTGTGCACTGCAAAATTtggctttaaacatttttttcatattattcctAATGAAGCAACTGTCTGCAGCTTGCTTCTCTGCAACAGAAATGACACAGCCTGGGATGAACTGAAG CTCACGTGtcaaacagcactgcatgctTTGCAGTTAACAATCAAGGAACCATGTGTTTTATTAGGAGGTGGCTGTACTGAAACTCATTTGGCGGCATATATCAGACACAAG ACACGTAGCGAGCCAGAAGGCATTCTTAGAGATGACGTATGTACCCAGACAGAACTCCAGCTGATCACTGAAGCATTCTGCAGCGCACTCGAATCCCTCGCTGGCTCTTTAGAACACGACGGAGGTGAAGTTCTCACTGACGGGAAGTATGGACACTTTTGGTCAGTTCAGGCTGATTCTCCCTCTGTTGTGAACTGGCCAGATTTGCTTTCAAGATGTGGCTGTGGACTGTACAGCAGCCAGGAAGAACTTAGCTGGTCCTTCTTAAGGAGTGCTCGTCCTCCTTTTGTGCCTCAAACCTGCCTTCCGTGTGAAGCCACGGACTCAGCCGGCAACCTGACGTTGGACTGTTTTACTGCAAAGCTTAGTGGCCTACAGGTGGCTGTGGAGACTGCCAATTTGATTTTGGATCTTGCATATGTCATTGAAGATAAAAACTGA